AGGGCTTTGAGAACGTGAAGGTGTATCGCCCGTAATTGAGTAAACACCGTGTTGTAGGCCGGATAAGGCGGTTACGCCGCCATCCGGCAATGCAACGATATTATTCAAAACGCACAGGAAGCGTCTTCCCGTTCGACTCCCAGACGCCTTGATAGACACCGTCTTTTAACTCCAGCGTTATCTTCTCTTGCGCTTGTTCAGCAGCAGATGTCTTCAGTTCATAATGTTGATTGTCGGCTGTATCGCATTTGCCGGTTAATTCAATCGGTGCGCCAAATTTCTGGTAAAAGTAAGCCCCTTCAAAAAAATCACCGTATTTGCAGTCCACCTTCAACACAATACGCATGCTTTTTCCCAGCGTGCCGTACATGACTTTGCCGTCAATGCCGGGCGCTGGCGAAACCTGTGTTGTACTCTTTGCTCCAGTCAGATACTGGCCGTACGGCGTGAGCCGATTTTGCAGTTCCGCGGTTGGGATTTTCGTGGTGAAATCACCCAACTCGTCGAGTGCGCGGCTGGCGTGGTTGCTACAGCGTCCGTTCAGGAAGGCCAGATGGTCTTTTTGCAGGGAGAATTTGTCGATGTAGTACAAACCGTCGGTGTAGGTTGCGCACGATGCGTAGAATTCGGCGTAGTTAAAAACTTCACCTTTCTCTTCTTTTATTTGTTCTGGTGTTTGCGATTTATGCGCATCAACAAATGTGTCGATTTGGCCACGGATATCTTTTCTGATGCGAGTATTTAATTCGGCCATCGTAGAACGGGAAAAGAGGTCGTTGAGGGTAATTGCCGCGCCGTTGGCTAAATCGAAGCTGAGCGGTACATTGTACGATTCGCAATACGCTCCGCAGCCTTCGACAAACATATTCATGGTCAGGATTTTTTCGTCGCGAAATTCAACCGTGTAGTTAAGGTTTGCGGTGGGATTCATGGCTGATTTCGCAAACTGGTTTACTGTGGCCTGCGGAGTATTACCCGGTAGCTGATTGATAAAGGTTGCGAAAATATAATCGTTAATACGTTTCGCAACCTTGGGGTTATCCGTCGAGGAAAACCATGGCACGCGATATTGCATTTCAGTGCTTCCGGGATAGCGATACTCAATACTCTTTATGTCGAGTTGCGTCGCTGTGGCATAACCGGAAAGGAGCAATAAAGCCACTCCACTCAGATATCCTTTCATTATGATTCCTTATAAGGGAGTGGCCTGAAGATTTACTCGTAGTAGTTATAGATTCCCGCTGCCATCACCAGTTGTGATGCAACTTCGTAAGCCTTTTCACGACTGACCAGAAGATCAATGATTTTCAAACCGAAATCGATTGAGGTTCCCGGTCCCTGGCTGGTTAACAGGTTGACGCGCGGATCCCATACGACGCGCTTGTCCTGCCATTGATCAGCGGGGATTTGGTCTTTCAGCGCCGGGTAGCCGGTCATGTTGCCGATGGGAAAAATGTCGTGTGGGACGAGGACGGTGGCAGCCGCGGCACAGATTGCCGCGACAATGCGTCCGGAGCGATGAAACTGCTTCACGGTTTCGACCAGCAGAGGGCTGTCGCGAAAACACTCGGCGCCTTTAATACCGCCCGGCAGTACGATAATGTCGAAATCGCCGTCAGCAACTTCGACTAATGGCGCATCCGCCAGCAGTTTCACACCGCGCGAGCACACGATCGTCAGGTTGCCATCGCTGGCGACGCTGGCGGTTGTGACCTTAATTCCGCCGCGAACCAGTAGATCGATAGTAGTAACCGCTTCGGTTTCTTCACTACCAGGGGCGAGACATACCAGTGCTTGAGCGCTCATACTCACTTTCCTTTCTTTTAACCATTTCAAACAGGCGGGCATTTTCCGGAACGGCGATGCCGTGCGCGCGTGCACGTTTTAACAAATAACCGGTAATGTAGTCGATCTCGGTATGACGCATGGCGCGAATGTCCTGCAGCATAGATGAGATATTTTCCGCCGTACTGTCAATCACTTGCTCGACATAATAGCGTAAATCATCCGCTGATGTGTGGTGGCCTTCGCGTTCGATCACCGCTGCTACTTCCTCACAGATGAGCGCTATTTTTTCAGGATGATGGCGTAGCTCACCGTTTGGGCAATCCCATAATGCGGTCAGCGGGTTAATGACGCAGTTGACGGCCAGCTTGCGCCACAGCTCGGCGCGAATGGTGTTGTGCCAGGCGACGTCCGGCAGCACCTCTTGCAGGGTTTCAGCCAGATAGCTGAAATCGCCGTCTTGCTCACGCGCCGGCCCAATACGCGTTGTTCCCTGAGCGACATGAATGATGACGTTCCCGTCACGGCGTGCTGCGTGGGTGGTGGTACCCATCAGCAAGGGTTGCTTAATGTTATGTAACTCTTCAATCGTCCCCATGCCGTTGTGAATAAGCAGAATGGGCGTGGTTTCAGGCAGAATTGCAGACAGGCCTTTTACCGCATCAGAAACCTGCCAGGCCTTCAGGGTGACCAGCAGCAGGTCACTTTTTGCCAAAAAGTCGGGGTCATTTGCCGTCAGGGATTCATTAAAAACTGAGCCATCCGTGTCGATCAGGTTTACGCTGCAGTAGGGTTGCGGTACGCGCAGCCACCCTTGCACCTCATGTCCATGTTTGCACAGCGCTGTAAGCCATAGCTGTCCTAACGCTCCACATCCCAGTACGGTAATTTTCATTCTTCCTCCTCACCTGCAACAGCACCAGGTGTTAATCCATATCGACCGCACCCTATTATTGTTCGCAGATGTCGCTACCACGTACAATGAAAGGATACAGCCTAGTATAGCGCTGTCTGTTGAGTAACTTTGCAGGTATTATGCTTCGCATCAAAAATGAAGGGAGAGGAAAAGATGCCATCTTTCGATATTGTCTCTGAAGTTGATCTTCAGGAAGCCCGTAACGCGGTGGATAACGCCAGCCGTGAAGTCGAGTCACGCTTTGATTTTCGTGGCGTTGAAGCCACTTTTGAGCTGAATGAGTCAAATAAGACGATTAAGGTGCTGAGCGAGTCTGATTTTCAGGTTAATCAGCTGCTGGATATTTTGCGTGCCAAGCTGATGAAACGCGGTATTGAAGGCACCTCGCTGGACGTACCAGAAACTTTCGTGCACAGCGGTAAAACCTGGTTTGTTGAAGCTAAGCTGAAGCAGGGCATTGAAAGCGCGGTGCAAAAGAAAATCGTTAAGCTGATCAAAGACAGCAAGCTGAAGGTGCAGGCGCAGATTCAGGGTGAAGAAATTCGTGTGACCGGTAAGGCGCGTGACGATCTGCAATCCGTCATGGCGCTGGTTCGCGGTGGCGATCTCGGCCAGCCGTTCCAGTTTAAAAACTTCCGTGATTAAGTCGTAATGCCTGATCCGGCCTACAGGTCGCACACGCTATTTGTAGGCCGGACGAGACGTTAGTTACCATCCGGTAATCATCACGTCTGGCTGATGGCCTGCTCAACCTCAAATCGATTGGTGACTTTGCTGTCGATTTTCACGTAGGCCGAATGCTCTTTCGCCACAATTAACACTTCGCTTATTCCTTCTTTTGCCAGCAGGCGCTGCTTTAACGTGTCATCTGCGGCAATTTCTGGTGGAATTTCCACACGCAGGCTGCTGACATACGGCGGCTCTTTCATTGTGCTTGCCACAATCAACCAAACTGCCGCCAGCAGCGCACTGGCCAGAAATACGGCCTGACCATCAAACATTTCAACCACCCAACCGCCGAGCGAACCGCCAATCGCCACGCCAAGAAACTGGCTGGTGGAGTAAACACCCATTGCCGTGCCTTTGTAACCCGCAGGCGATTCTTTGCTGATAAGCGAGGGGAGGAGAGCTTCCATCAGGTTGAAGGCGAGGAAGAAAATCTGCACCCCCGCAATCAGGCCCCAGAAACGCACGTTAGCGCTCCACAATACAATCTCTGCAATAAGGATCAGTAACACGCAGGCGAGGAACACGCGTTTCATCTTGCGCTTCACTTCGGCGTAAATGATGAACGGCACCACGGAAACAAAGGATAGCAGCATCGTCACCAGATAAATTTTCCAGTGTTCTGCGGCGGGGAAACCGGCTTTCGCCAGTTGTCCTGGTAACGCGACGAAAGTGGACATCAGCAAAATGTGCAGGCACATAATGCCGAAATTGAGCTTCAGCAGTTTGGGCTCCGCCAGCACTTTGCTGAAGCTATCTTTTACCATGCCCGATTCACGGTTTAGTACGTGGCTGGTGCTATTGGGAACGACCCAAATGGTCAGCACGATACCCGTGGTAGCAAGGGCGGCAATCATCCAGAACAGCGCGTGGAGCCCCAGCGCATGGGTAACGATTGGCCCCAGCACCATCGCAATGGCAAAGGTGATACCAAAGCTGACGCCGATAAACGCCATCGCTTTGGTGCGGTTTTGCTCGCGGGTTAAGTCGGAAAGCAGCGCCATCACGGCCGCGGCAATTGCTCCGGAACCTTGCAATGCGCGACCAAGAATAATGCCCCAGATTGAATCGGAGAGCGCGGCAATCACGCTGCCGAGAACGAATACCGCCAGTCCGCCGACAATAAGCGGCTTACGACCAATGCGGTCAGAGAGCAGACCAAAGGGGATCTGGAAGACGGCTTGCGCCAGGCCGTAAATGCCGATGGCAAGGCCAATCAACGCTTCGCTGGCGCCCTGTAGCGCCATACCGTACGTGGTCAGAACCGGTAGAACCATAAACATGCCAAGCATGCGCAACGAGAATACGGTCCCTAAACCCCAGGTGGCGCGCAACTCACCGGGCGTCATTTTGTAATCGTTCATTCCCACCTCTGTATTAATTTCGCGCCTAGTGTAAAGCGCTAAGCAGGCTGGGTAAATATGCGCTTTATTAACAAATGTTGGGGTTGTGAGGGGAGTCGGCTGGAAACGAAAATGCCGGATGACGATACTCACGTATCTTATCCGGCCTACAAGCAATGTGCTTTTTTGTAGGCCGGATAAGGCGTCAGCCGCCATCCGGCATAGAAGATGTGACGATTAACTTACCAGACGTAAGTCAGCAGGTTCTGCGAGTTTGGCACCATAAAGTCGACAGACATCATCACAGAAAGCGCGGTAATGGCGATGATGGAGAAACCGAACAGCTTGCGCGCCCAGACTTTGTCATCTTCCACTTTATAACCGCGCAGCGCCATGCCCAACCACCAGACGCTCACCGCCGCAGCAACAATCAGGTATTTATAACCTGCATAGCCGCCCAGGGTTAGCATCAGCGTGGCGATAGCAAATGCGATGATATACAGCGTGATATGGTTTTTCGCGACTGAAATGCCTTTCACCACCGGCAGTACTGGGATGTTGGCAGCCTGATAATCCTTAAAGCGGAAAATCGCAATCGCGTAAGAGTGCGGCATCTGCCACAGGCTGAAAATAGCCAGCAGAATCAGCGCACCGCTATCGAACTCACCGGTTACGGCGCAGTAGCCAATCACCGGCGGCGCAGCGCCGGAGAGTGAGCCAATCAGCGTGCCATAAACGGAATGGCGCT
This window of the Citrobacter freundii ATCC 8090 = MTCC 1658 = NBRC 12681 genome carries:
- the panE gene encoding 2-dehydropantoate 2-reductase, with translation MKITVLGCGALGQLWLTALCKHGHEVQGWLRVPQPYCSVNLIDTDGSVFNESLTANDPDFLAKSDLLLVTLKAWQVSDAVKGLSAILPETTPILLIHNGMGTIEELHNIKQPLLMGTTTHAARRDGNVIIHVAQGTTRIGPAREQDGDFSYLAETLQEVLPDVAWHNTIRAELWRKLAVNCVINPLTALWDCPNGELRHHPEKIALICEEVAAVIEREGHHTSADDLRYYVEQVIDSTAENISSMLQDIRAMRHTEIDYITGYLLKRARAHGIAVPENARLFEMVKRKESEYERSSTGMSRPW
- a CDS encoding MFS transporter codes for the protein MNDYKMTPGELRATWGLGTVFSLRMLGMFMVLPVLTTYGMALQGASEALIGLAIGIYGLAQAVFQIPFGLLSDRIGRKPLIVGGLAVFVLGSVIAALSDSIWGIILGRALQGSGAIAAAVMALLSDLTREQNRTKAMAFIGVSFGITFAIAMVLGPIVTHALGLHALFWMIAALATTGIVLTIWVVPNSTSHVLNRESGMVKDSFSKVLAEPKLLKLNFGIMCLHILLMSTFVALPGQLAKAGFPAAEHWKIYLVTMLLSFVSVVPFIIYAEVKRKMKRVFLACVLLILIAEIVLWSANVRFWGLIAGVQIFFLAFNLMEALLPSLISKESPAGYKGTAMGVYSTSQFLGVAIGGSLGGWVVEMFDGQAVFLASALLAAVWLIVASTMKEPPYVSSLRVEIPPEIAADDTLKQRLLAKEGISEVLIVAKEHSAYVKIDSKVTNRFEVEQAISQT
- the cyoE gene encoding heme o synthase, with protein sequence MMFKQYLQVTKPGIIFGNLISVIGGFLLASKGSIDYPLFIYTLVGVSLVVASGCVFNNYIDRDIDRKMERTKNRVLVKGLISPAVSLVYATLLGIAGFMLLWFGANPLACWLGVMGFVVYVGVYSLYMKRHSVYGTLIGSLSGAAPPVIGYCAVTGEFDSGALILLAIFSLWQMPHSYAIAIFRFKDYQAANIPVLPVVKGISVAKNHITLYIIAFAIATLMLTLGGYAGYKYLIVAAAVSVWWLGMALRGYKVEDDKVWARKLFGFSIIAITALSVMMSVDFMVPNSQNLLTYVW
- the yajL gene encoding protein deglycase YajL → MSAQALVCLAPGSEETEAVTTIDLLVRGGIKVTTASVASDGNLTIVCSRGVKLLADAPLVEVADGDFDIIVLPGGIKGAECFRDSPLLVETVKQFHRSGRIVAAICAAAATVLVPHDIFPIGNMTGYPALKDQIPADQWQDKRVVWDPRVNLLTSQGPGTSIDFGLKIIDLLVSREKAYEVASQLVMAAGIYNYYE
- a CDS encoding YajQ family cyclic di-GMP-binding protein, with the translated sequence MPSFDIVSEVDLQEARNAVDNASREVESRFDFRGVEATFELNESNKTIKVLSESDFQVNQLLDILRAKLMKRGIEGTSLDVPETFVHSGKTWFVEAKLKQGIESAVQKKIVKLIKDSKLKVQAQIQGEEIRVTGKARDDLQSVMALVRGGDLGQPFQFKNFRD